One segment of Gemmatimonadales bacterium DNA contains the following:
- a CDS encoding DUF4159 domain-containing protein: protein MVPLTIGRVHYDGGGDWYGNPSSLPNLLRAIRERTTLQTADRERVVRLTDPALPDVPYLYMTGHGNVLWSADDVRSLRAHLEAGGFLHADDCYGMDKSIRREIAKAFPDRPFAEVPLTHPIYHNVYEFPHGIPKIHEHDGLPAQGFGIFFGPRLALYYSYQSDLGDGWEDPEVHHDPAPIREQALRMGVNLFVYAVTGGAGP, encoded by the coding sequence GTGGTCCCGCTGACCATCGGGCGGGTCCACTACGACGGCGGAGGGGACTGGTACGGCAATCCCTCCAGCCTGCCCAACCTGCTGCGCGCGATCCGCGAGCGCACGACCCTCCAGACGGCCGACCGGGAGCGGGTGGTGCGGCTCACCGACCCGGCGCTTCCCGACGTGCCTTACCTCTATATGACCGGACACGGCAACGTGCTCTGGTCGGCCGACGACGTGCGCTCGCTCCGCGCGCACCTGGAGGCCGGCGGGTTCCTGCACGCCGACGATTGCTACGGGATGGACAAGTCCATCCGTCGCGAGATCGCGAAGGCCTTCCCGGACCGGCCGTTCGCGGAGGTGCCGCTCACGCACCCCATCTACCACAACGTGTACGAGTTCCCGCACGGGATTCCGAAGATCCACGAGCACGACGGCCTGCCGGCGCAAGGCTTCGGCATCTTCTTCGGTCCGCGCCTCGCCCTCTACTACTCCTACCAGTCCGACCTCGGCGACGGGTGGGAGGATCCGGAGGTGCACCACGACCCGGCCCCGATCCGCGAGCAGGCGCTGCGGATGGGGGTGAACCTGTTCGTCTACGCCGTGACCGGGGGCGCCGGCCCGTGA